A genomic stretch from Dermochelys coriacea isolate rDerCor1 chromosome 24, rDerCor1.pri.v4, whole genome shotgun sequence includes:
- the SCNM1 gene encoding sodium channel modifier 1 isoform X2, producing MLGRVREVNQTGSAGWAQFPWLPRPGSRGAAMSFKREGDDSGQLNVLQKRRVADLLANYIPEDEALLLRNGRYACTVCFHRPVFDTLDMLTVHRAGKKHIASLQTFYGKKRSHENEVQKRRQQEFLRAEEAGMQDLACSAPLLAQTRKIAQNALLKASPYNSCCRRNRSDGSSSSIGSSGREPAAPAAFGSAIGKQPAEPGNFVAGGEEGCVAADAPHSMRLPGHASPRADLQKEPAARIKRSSKGKSFLSAQPEAISPEKRQALEHYLLLRRLDPGPFRQVGERRERGV from the exons GAACCAAACCGGAAGTGCTGGGTGGGCGCAGTTCCCATGGTTACCGCGGCCGGGGTCGCGGGGCGCCGCCATGTCCTTCAAGCGGGAGGGGGATGACTCGGGCCAGCTGAACGTGCTGCAG AAAAGAAGAGTTGCAGATCTGCTGGCAAACTACATCCCGGAGGACGAGGCGCTGTTGCTAAGGAACGGCAG ataTGCCTGCACAGTGTGTTTCCACCGTCCAGTCTTTGACACGCTTGACATGCTGACGGTCCATAGGGCCGGCAAGAAACACATAGCTA GCCTGCAGACGTTCTACGGAAAGAAGCGGTCACATGAGAATGAGGTGCAGAAGCGGCGGCAGCAGGAGTTCCTGCGGGCAGAGGAGGCAGGCATGCAG GATCTTGCGTGCTCTGCACCCTTGCTGGCTCAGACCAGGAAGATTGCCCAGAACGCTTTGCTGAAAGCCTCTCCCTATAACAGCTGCTGCCGAAGGAACAG GTCCGATGGCAGCAGCTCAAGCATTGGTTCTtctgggagggagcctgctgcCCCCGCTGCCTTCGGGAGTGCCATTGGGAAGCAGCCGGCAGAGCCGGGAAACTTCGTGGCGGGAGGTGAAGAGGGATGTGTTGCTGCGGACGCCCCCCACTCCATGCGGCTTCCTGGACACGCCAGCCCTCGAGCAG ATTTGCAGAAGGAACCTGCTGCGAGGATCAAGAGAAGCAGCAAAGGAAAGTCCTTCTTGTCTGCCCAGCCTGAAGCCATCAGCCCTGAGAAGCGCCAAGCCCTGGAGCATTATCTCCTGCTCAGGAG GCTGGATCCAGGACCCTTCCGGCAAGTGGGTGAAAGACGAGAACGTGGAGTTTGA
- the SCNM1 gene encoding sodium channel modifier 1 isoform X1 — MLGRVREVNQTGSAGWAQFPWLPRPGSRGAAMSFKREGDDSGQLNVLQKRRVADLLANYIPEDEALLLRNGRYACTVCFHRPVFDTLDMLTVHRAGKKHIASLQTFYGKKRSHENEVQKRRQQEFLRAEEAGMQDLACSAPLLAQTRKIAQNALLKASPYNSCCRRNRSDGSSSSIGSSGREPAAPAAFGSAIGKQPAEPGNFVAGGEEGCVAADAPHSMRLPGHASPRADLQKEPAARIKRSSKGKSFLSAQPEAISPEKRQALEHYLLLRSSGWIQDPSGKWVKDENVEFDSDEDEPPSLPPT, encoded by the exons GAACCAAACCGGAAGTGCTGGGTGGGCGCAGTTCCCATGGTTACCGCGGCCGGGGTCGCGGGGCGCCGCCATGTCCTTCAAGCGGGAGGGGGATGACTCGGGCCAGCTGAACGTGCTGCAG AAAAGAAGAGTTGCAGATCTGCTGGCAAACTACATCCCGGAGGACGAGGCGCTGTTGCTAAGGAACGGCAG ataTGCCTGCACAGTGTGTTTCCACCGTCCAGTCTTTGACACGCTTGACATGCTGACGGTCCATAGGGCCGGCAAGAAACACATAGCTA GCCTGCAGACGTTCTACGGAAAGAAGCGGTCACATGAGAATGAGGTGCAGAAGCGGCGGCAGCAGGAGTTCCTGCGGGCAGAGGAGGCAGGCATGCAG GATCTTGCGTGCTCTGCACCCTTGCTGGCTCAGACCAGGAAGATTGCCCAGAACGCTTTGCTGAAAGCCTCTCCCTATAACAGCTGCTGCCGAAGGAACAG GTCCGATGGCAGCAGCTCAAGCATTGGTTCTtctgggagggagcctgctgcCCCCGCTGCCTTCGGGAGTGCCATTGGGAAGCAGCCGGCAGAGCCGGGAAACTTCGTGGCGGGAGGTGAAGAGGGATGTGTTGCTGCGGACGCCCCCCACTCCATGCGGCTTCCTGGACACGCCAGCCCTCGAGCAG ATTTGCAGAAGGAACCTGCTGCGAGGATCAAGAGAAGCAGCAAAGGAAAGTCCTTCTTGTCTGCCCAGCCTGAAGCCATCAGCCCTGAGAAGCGCCAAGCCCTGGAGCATTATCTCCTGCTCAGGAG CTCAGGCTGGATCCAGGACCCTTCCGGCAAGTGGGTGAAAGACGAGAACGTGGAGTTTGACTCTGACGAGGACGAGCCACCATCCCTGCCTCCAACCTGA